In Paroedura picta isolate Pp20150507F chromosome 1, Ppicta_v3.0, whole genome shotgun sequence, the following are encoded in one genomic region:
- the RIPPLY2 gene encoding protein ripply2 isoform X2, whose product MESSQLCHCGSPRVEALSGRIGCKSQLSSESFWRPWIATPKDAERERGQNHSALCSLPEITENSAKLTQYTHPVRLFWPKSKCFDYLYQEAEALLRNFPVQATISFYEDSESEEEDEELENHS is encoded by the exons ATGGAGAGTTCGCAGCTCTGTCACTGCGGCTCTCCTCGAGTCGAAGCACTGAGCGGCCGGATCGGCTGCAAAAGCCAACTCAG CTCAGAAAGCTTTTGGAGACCTTGGATCGCCACCCCGAAAGATGCCGAAAGGGAGCGAGGGCAGAACCACAGTGCG CTTTGTAGCCTGCCTGAGATTACAGAAAACTCAGCAAAACTTACACAGTATACACACCCAGTCAG gtTATTCTGGCCCAAATCAAAGTGCTTTGACTATTTATATCAAGAAGCAGAAGCGCTGCTGAGAAACTTTCCAGTCCAAGCTACAATTTCCTTTTATGAAGACTCAGAGAGTGAGGAGGAAGACGAAGAGCTGGAGAATCACTCCTAA
- the RIPPLY2 gene encoding protein ripply2 isoform X1 translates to MESSQLCHCGSPRVEALSGRIGCKSQLSSESFWRPWIATPKDAERERGQNHSALCSLPEITENSAKLTQYTHPVRDSKQHISASFPLFYLHSNPLRLFWPKSKCFDYLYQEAEALLRNFPVQATISFYEDSESEEEDEELENHS, encoded by the exons ATGGAGAGTTCGCAGCTCTGTCACTGCGGCTCTCCTCGAGTCGAAGCACTGAGCGGCCGGATCGGCTGCAAAAGCCAACTCAG CTCAGAAAGCTTTTGGAGACCTTGGATCGCCACCCCGAAAGATGCCGAAAGGGAGCGAGGGCAGAACCACAGTGCG CTTTGTAGCCTGCCTGAGATTACAGAAAACTCAGCAAAACTTACACAGTATACACACCCAGTCAG GGACTCCAAGCAGCATATATCAGCttcctttcctctattttatcttcacagcaaccctttgag gtTATTCTGGCCCAAATCAAAGTGCTTTGACTATTTATATCAAGAAGCAGAAGCGCTGCTGAGAAACTTTCCAGTCCAAGCTACAATTTCCTTTTATGAAGACTCAGAGAGTGAGGAGGAAGACGAAGAGCTGGAGAATCACTCCTAA